One window of the Jatrophihabitans sp. genome contains the following:
- a CDS encoding 2'-5' RNA ligase family protein produces the protein MASEPALLACPPMTYHLSVLNLLPVRDPDMGAKQRAWEINGARWHELAEVEIRRHSQYEIRLTSLVATRSALIAVAVDSPPTVELRRSLTKSLGLDFGPVPELTHLTLGRYRGALSAPHQLLDQVEQAQFEVPITVDRLRLVRERVYPSVGIDLIAELPLANAR, from the coding sequence GTGGCGTCCGAGCCGGCTCTGCTCGCCTGCCCGCCGATGACGTACCACCTGTCCGTCCTCAATCTGCTGCCGGTCCGTGACCCGGACATGGGCGCCAAGCAACGCGCCTGGGAGATCAACGGAGCCCGCTGGCACGAGTTGGCAGAGGTTGAGATCAGGCGGCACTCGCAGTATGAGATTCGACTGACTTCGCTTGTGGCGACCAGGTCCGCGCTGATCGCCGTAGCAGTGGATTCCCCGCCGACAGTCGAGCTGCGGAGATCGTTGACGAAGTCCCTCGGCCTTGATTTCGGTCCGGTTCCGGAGCTGACCCACCTGACGCTCGGCCGGTACCGCGGCGCGTTGTCAGCGCCGCACCAGCTGCTCGATCAGGTTGAACAAGCCCAGTTTGAGGTGCCGATCACCGTCGATCGCCTGCGGCTCGTCCGTGAACGAGTTTATCCGTCCGTCGGCATCGACCTGATCGCCGAGTTGCCGCTGGCGAACGCCCGGTGA
- a CDS encoding peptidoglycan-binding protein: protein MSSLIGGSDRLVQAGEGGVRIMAPEQSDAVLRIQQALLVLGYSLPDSGPDGSFGTETGDAVVAFKTDRGLVPNDPVVGPGTTTRLDREVAFMEGVALDQAAVELASVDPAFTDPPVLARDPLIAGRLDQLRPDLGIPDKILQFFELSDEFCLPLSPLVGPQVASVLGKLVDPKIMDDYCQLVGPCTGFDFFDLANDSSLYEQFLTQHNPGVPGPAIDAVAASVRPDIIRHRGDEKAWYETKPLTPSGLVDWMQKAARLKVNYALTLPYGLGKVYRPSKEILLGRFTFTEGGGGQLEVFIEPRRPAPGMILYRICLRGDYVRYFNQFRLVAGILTILVALAPEVLAAGTVAAEVAAVIAAIHELAASFGVALVELTPAL from the coding sequence TTGTCTAGCTTGATCGGCGGCAGCGATCGGCTTGTCCAAGCGGGTGAGGGCGGCGTGAGGATCATGGCCCCGGAGCAGTCCGATGCCGTCTTGCGCATCCAGCAGGCGCTTCTTGTACTGGGCTACTCGCTGCCTGACAGCGGCCCCGACGGGAGCTTCGGGACTGAGACGGGTGACGCGGTCGTGGCGTTCAAGACCGACCGCGGGCTCGTGCCGAACGACCCGGTCGTTGGTCCCGGCACCACGACCAGACTCGACCGCGAGGTCGCTTTTATGGAAGGCGTGGCCCTCGACCAAGCCGCTGTGGAGCTTGCGTCAGTGGACCCAGCATTCACCGACCCTCCCGTGCTGGCGCGGGATCCGCTGATCGCAGGACGCCTCGATCAGTTGCGGCCGGATCTCGGCATCCCCGATAAGATTCTTCAGTTTTTCGAGCTCTCAGATGAGTTTTGCCTGCCCCTGTCGCCGCTCGTCGGCCCCCAGGTGGCCAGCGTCCTGGGCAAGCTGGTCGATCCCAAGATTATGGATGACTACTGCCAACTTGTCGGGCCGTGCACGGGGTTCGACTTCTTCGATCTGGCCAACGACTCCTCTCTCTACGAGCAGTTTCTGACCCAGCACAACCCTGGCGTGCCCGGGCCCGCTATCGATGCCGTAGCGGCGAGCGTACGGCCCGACATCATCCGGCATCGTGGGGATGAGAAGGCGTGGTATGAGACCAAACCGCTCACGCCAAGCGGTCTGGTCGATTGGATGCAGAAGGCTGCCCGGCTCAAGGTCAACTACGCCCTAACGTTGCCCTACGGTCTCGGGAAAGTTTACCGGCCGAGCAAGGAGATTCTGCTGGGACGCTTCACGTTCACCGAAGGCGGCGGCGGTCAGCTGGAGGTGTTCATTGAACCGCGGCGTCCTGCACCAGGGATGATTCTCTATCGGATTTGTTTACGTGGTGACTACGTCCGGTACTTCAACCAGTTTCGCCTGGTTGCCGGAATCCTGACGATTCTGGTTGCCCTCGCGCCTGAGGTGCTCGCGGCGGGCACCGTGGCGGCTGAGGTGGCGGCTGTCATAGCTGCAATTCATGAGCTGGCGGCGTCGTTTGGCGTGGCCCTAGTGGAGCTGACGCCGGCTCTCTGA
- a CDS encoding phage integrase N-terminal SAM-like domain-containing protein, which translates to MHGKGPDRRPERSRSLTSLLADWQISLRASGRSPATIASYLTVGKSFVAYLAVQGLSTQAGKIARQDVEHSLADMRDRGLSPATVAKHYRSLQQLFKWLTDDGEIDRSPMERMSPPSVPEQPVPILDDAALAALLGTCKGNTFENRRDTAIIRLLLDTGMRAGIVLQLQADRSAQIAE; encoded by the coding sequence ATGCATGGCAAAGGCCCGGACCGCAGACCCGAACGCTCTCGCTCCCTAACGAGCCTGCTGGCGGACTGGCAGATTTCGCTGCGGGCAAGCGGCCGATCGCCGGCGACCATCGCGTCCTACCTCACGGTGGGGAAGTCCTTCGTGGCCTATCTTGCCGTGCAAGGTTTGTCGACCCAGGCCGGCAAGATCGCGCGCCAGGATGTTGAGCACTCCCTGGCGGATATGCGCGATCGCGGCCTGTCGCCTGCGACAGTGGCCAAGCACTATCGCTCACTGCAGCAGCTGTTCAAGTGGCTGACCGATGACGGCGAGATCGACCGCTCGCCGATGGAGCGGATGTCACCGCCGTCGGTGCCCGAGCAGCCGGTACCGATCCTCGACGACGCGGCTCTGGCTGCCTTGCTGGGGACTTGTAAGGGCAACACCTTCGAGAACCGTCGTGACACCGCCATCATCCGGCTGCTGCTCGACACCGGGATGCGTGCGGGTATCGTGTTGCAACTCCAGGCGGATAGATCCGCACAGATCGCCGAATAG
- a CDS encoding Swt1 family HEPN domain-containing protein, with the protein MPFLSADEALETLETGLRLVIKEVVGEDWVSQVKDAESLAGRVTTEEHQRDGVITSTDPIDYTMFYQLLGMIKSNWQKFQPVFLDQKRFEVWMKEADHVRNAIAHQRPLVNHEQDLISGISLQIRNLITLFRTRQMSSNEYYPVIESARDNFGRDGHSDDDIIYTKVKGDAPPIRIDVGQTVIVTCVGSDPRERDLEWICRPDFAFKPVEPDKG; encoded by the coding sequence ATGCCGTTTTTATCTGCTGACGAGGCTCTCGAAACCTTAGAGACGGGTCTACGCTTGGTCATCAAAGAAGTAGTGGGCGAGGACTGGGTCAGCCAGGTCAAAGATGCCGAGAGCTTAGCCGGGCGTGTCACGACGGAGGAACATCAGCGAGACGGGGTTATAACATCGACAGACCCCATCGACTACACCATGTTCTATCAGCTCCTCGGCATGATCAAGTCTAACTGGCAGAAATTTCAGCCGGTTTTTCTCGACCAAAAGCGTTTCGAAGTTTGGATGAAAGAGGCCGATCACGTACGAAATGCTATAGCTCATCAGCGGCCCTTGGTCAATCATGAGCAGGATTTGATTTCCGGCATCTCGCTGCAAATTCGAAATCTCATAACGCTATTCCGGACGCGACAGATGAGCTCCAACGAGTACTACCCGGTAATCGAATCTGCCAGGGACAATTTTGGCAGGGACGGGCACTCAGATGACGATATTATATACACGAAGGTTAAGGGCGACGCACCACCAATTCGAATTGACGTGGGTCAGACCGTCATCGTTACCTGCGTTGGTTCCGATCCTCGGGAAAGAGATTTGGAGTGGATTTGCCGACCAGACTTCGCATTTAAACCCGTTGAACCAGACAAAGGGTAG
- the tcmP gene encoding three-Cys-motif partner protein TcmP, which produces MAAKLKPVQLHEQPPHTGAKHALLRSYLGAWFPIIAKFNGRVVYYDAFSGPGRYKNGEPGSPIIALDVLLNHAAQTSMASTEFLMILNEQDAACAAHLELEVAAFKQAHQPWPANVKVEVSNATFIDLTTDIVDDLDSRSVRLAPTFAFVDPVGVKATPMNVLQRLTNYPKAELLVYFAHDAVVRWSGAGIIDERLTDLFGTDEYKGAGTLSGSHRSQFLHDLYQRQLHELCRFPYIQSFAMYDDRGKRVYDLFYCTREPIGLDRMKAAMWKVAPSGDFSFRDLFVGQDVIFGTEVDTEPLQKELLQRFAGQAVTIQAIIDHVIVATPYTSSHVKKLTLAPMQRASLVTSPNQRQKNRFPDGTIVQFP; this is translated from the coding sequence GTGGCCGCAAAGCTGAAGCCAGTCCAGTTGCATGAGCAGCCGCCGCACACCGGCGCAAAGCACGCCCTGCTGCGCAGCTACCTAGGCGCTTGGTTCCCCATCATCGCGAAATTCAATGGTCGAGTGGTTTACTACGATGCCTTCTCAGGACCCGGACGTTACAAGAACGGAGAACCCGGCTCGCCGATCATTGCGCTCGACGTGTTGCTTAACCACGCTGCGCAGACTTCCATGGCCAGTACCGAGTTCCTGATGATCCTGAACGAGCAGGATGCAGCGTGCGCTGCTCACCTCGAACTAGAAGTAGCAGCGTTCAAGCAGGCGCATCAGCCTTGGCCAGCTAACGTCAAAGTCGAGGTCAGCAACGCGACCTTCATCGACTTGACGACCGATATCGTCGATGATCTCGACAGCCGGAGTGTCCGTCTGGCTCCAACATTCGCTTTCGTTGACCCAGTTGGGGTCAAGGCCACGCCAATGAATGTTCTGCAACGGCTCACCAACTATCCAAAGGCTGAGCTACTGGTCTACTTTGCACACGATGCAGTCGTCCGTTGGTCTGGCGCCGGCATCATTGACGAGCGTCTGACCGACCTCTTCGGGACGGATGAATACAAGGGCGCGGGTACCCTCTCCGGTTCACACCGCAGTCAATTCCTCCATGACCTGTATCAGCGGCAGCTCCACGAACTCTGCCGATTTCCGTACATCCAAAGTTTTGCGATGTATGATGATCGCGGCAAACGAGTTTATGACCTGTTCTACTGCACGCGCGAGCCGATCGGCTTGGACCGCATGAAAGCGGCGATGTGGAAAGTTGCGCCGTCGGGTGATTTCAGTTTCCGCGACTTGTTTGTCGGGCAAGATGTAATCTTCGGTACCGAAGTTGACACCGAACCACTTCAAAAGGAATTATTACAGCGCTTCGCTGGTCAAGCGGTCACTATCCAAGCAATCATTGACCACGTGATCGTTGCCACCCCGTACACAAGCAGCCACGTCAAGAAATTGACACTCGCGCCGATGCAGCGAGCGAGCCTGGTCACGAGCCCGAATCAGCGGCAAAAGAACCGGTTTCCCGATGGAACGATTGTGCAGTTTCCGTAG
- a CDS encoding phage Gp37/Gp68 family protein, giving the protein MSDKSAIEWTEATWNPTTGCDRISAGCDNCYALNLSKRLKAMGVVKYQADGDPRTSGPGFGVAIHPDALAAPYAWRRPRLVFVNSMSDLFHARVPTAFIQEVFKVMRETPQHTYQILTKRSTRLRRIAHALDWPANVWMGVSVESADQYDRVRDLVTVPAAVRFLSCEPLLGPLSGVPLDGIDWVIAGGESGANARHVNPEWIRELRDYCVASRTPFFFKQWGGVRAKSGGRELDGEIWSEMPQIMVDEPESALPASR; this is encoded by the coding sequence ATGTCGGATAAGAGCGCCATCGAATGGACCGAGGCCACCTGGAACCCGACTACGGGTTGTGACCGCATCTCGGCTGGATGTGACAACTGTTACGCACTGAACCTCTCGAAACGGCTCAAAGCGATGGGAGTCGTTAAGTACCAAGCCGATGGCGATCCTCGCACCAGCGGTCCAGGCTTTGGCGTTGCTATCCACCCGGATGCGCTCGCCGCTCCCTACGCGTGGCGGCGGCCGAGACTGGTGTTCGTAAACTCGATGAGCGACCTGTTCCATGCTCGTGTGCCGACGGCCTTCATCCAGGAGGTGTTCAAGGTGATGCGGGAGACACCCCAGCACACGTACCAGATTCTCACTAAGCGCAGCACGCGGCTAAGGCGCATTGCACATGCTCTGGACTGGCCAGCAAACGTCTGGATGGGTGTGAGCGTTGAATCTGCCGACCAATACGATCGGGTGCGTGACCTCGTGACCGTACCGGCAGCAGTGCGATTCCTATCCTGCGAGCCGTTACTCGGACCCCTGTCTGGAGTACCACTCGATGGAATTGACTGGGTGATAGCCGGCGGAGAGAGCGGCGCCAACGCTCGTCACGTCAATCCGGAATGGATAAGAGAGCTGCGTGATTATTGCGTGGCATCTCGGACGCCGTTCTTCTTCAAGCAGTGGGGCGGGGTTCGCGCCAAGAGCGGCGGCCGAGAACTTGATGGCGAGATCTGGAGCGAGATGCCCCAGATCATGGTCGATGAACCTGAATCCGCACTCCCAGCCAGTAGATGA
- a CDS encoding ABC transporter permease, whose product MRETLLLARRAVREVWRLPAATLPAVFIPVFFMVVNIGQVNRIFPSSTPFLEGQHYVAFQVPVSLVFAVSSATSGLAMVTDIDIGYLDKLLAAPIKRTAIFWGRLAADLVRGVTVSTLVLLIGFAFGARVRSGLVGVVLLILLAALWGVAYAGIAIAIALKTKNVQTTNASFIIFFPLLFLTPNFVPLELLATPLRTLAQLNPVSYVIIGLRDLVLYPDIHWGSLGACVLTIVLTGLALSALSLRALNRFAE is encoded by the coding sequence ATGAGAGAGACCCTGCTGCTGGCCCGCCGGGCGGTTCGAGAGGTCTGGCGGCTGCCTGCCGCGACCCTGCCGGCGGTGTTCATCCCGGTGTTCTTCATGGTGGTCAACATCGGGCAGGTCAACCGGATCTTCCCGTCCAGCACGCCGTTCCTCGAGGGCCAGCACTACGTGGCCTTCCAGGTGCCGGTGTCGCTGGTGTTCGCGGTGAGCTCGGCCACCTCAGGCCTGGCGATGGTCACCGACATCGACATCGGCTACCTCGACAAACTGCTCGCGGCCCCGATCAAGCGCACCGCGATCTTCTGGGGACGGCTGGCGGCCGACCTGGTGCGTGGGGTCACGGTGTCGACCCTGGTGCTGCTCATCGGCTTCGCCTTCGGCGCCCGGGTGCGTTCCGGCCTGGTCGGCGTGGTGCTGCTGATCCTGCTGGCCGCGCTGTGGGGGGTGGCCTACGCCGGCATCGCCATCGCGATCGCGTTGAAGACCAAGAACGTTCAGACCACCAACGCGTCGTTCATCATCTTCTTCCCGCTGCTGTTCCTGACCCCGAACTTCGTGCCCCTGGAGCTGCTCGCCACCCCGCTCAGAACACTCGCCCAGTTGAACCCGGTCAGCTACGTCATCATCGGCCTGCGTGACCTGGTGCTCTACCCCGACATCCACTGGGGCTCGTTGGGGGCCTGCGTGCTGACCATTGTCTTGACCGGGCTGGCCCTCAGCGCGCTGTCGCTGCGGGCGCTCAACCGGTTCGCCGAGTGA
- a CDS encoding ATP-binding cassette domain-containing protein produces the protein MGVGEWGNVVRQVDAKLAIEVRGLVKRYRGSRGQDDIEAVRGIDLAVRRGEVFGFLGPNGAGKTTTVRMLCTLLPISDGHATVAGVDVRQDPAEVRCHIGVALQEVGLDPTQTGRELLELQCALYRVPDPAGRCAELLGLVGLSEAANRTVKTYSGGMRRRLDLATALVHEPEVLFLDEPTTGLDPASRATVWDEVRRINAAGTTIFLTTQYLEEADQLCERLAIIDDGRLVAAGTPDTLKAELGSDVITIGLRPDEHQAARAALASLPGLDHVTDASEGLAVYVQDGAAAVADVVRLLVDAGIRPGTVALSRPTLDDVFLASTGRRIEGGAPEAAA, from the coding sequence GTGGGTGTCGGGGAATGGGGCAACGTGGTCAGACAGGTCGATGCCAAGCTGGCGATCGAAGTGCGCGGGCTGGTCAAGCGCTACCGCGGCAGCCGCGGTCAGGACGACATCGAGGCGGTCCGCGGCATCGACCTGGCCGTCCGGCGGGGCGAGGTGTTCGGGTTCCTGGGCCCGAACGGAGCCGGCAAGACGACGACCGTGCGGATGCTGTGCACGTTGCTGCCGATCAGCGACGGCCACGCCACCGTGGCGGGGGTGGACGTGCGCCAGGACCCGGCCGAGGTGCGCTGCCACATCGGGGTGGCCCTGCAAGAGGTCGGGCTCGACCCGACCCAGACCGGCCGCGAGCTGCTGGAACTGCAGTGCGCGCTGTACCGGGTGCCCGATCCGGCCGGCCGCTGCGCGGAGCTGCTCGGGCTGGTCGGGTTGTCCGAGGCTGCCAACCGCACCGTCAAGACCTATTCCGGCGGCATGCGACGCCGGCTCGACCTGGCGACGGCTCTGGTGCACGAGCCTGAGGTGCTGTTCCTCGACGAGCCGACCACCGGGCTCGACCCGGCCAGCAGGGCCACGGTCTGGGACGAGGTCCGCCGGATCAACGCCGCCGGCACCACCATCTTCCTGACCACTCAGTACCTGGAAGAGGCAGACCAGTTGTGCGAGAGGTTGGCCATCATCGACGACGGCCGGTTGGTGGCAGCCGGCACTCCGGACACCCTCAAGGCAGAGCTGGGCAGTGACGTCATCACCATCGGCCTGCGACCGGACGAGCACCAGGCGGCGCGCGCGGCCCTGGCGTCGTTGCCAGGGCTGGACCACGTCACCGACGCCAGCGAGGGGCTGGCCGTCTACGTGCAGGACGGCGCGGCCGCGGTGGCCGACGTGGTGCGGTTGCTGGTGGACGCGGGCATCCGGCCGGGCACGGTGGCGCTGTCCCGACCGACCCTCGATGACGTCTTCCTGGCCTCCACCGGCCGGCGCATCGAGGGCGGCGCTCCGGAGGCGGCGGCATGA
- a CDS encoding thioesterase family protein has product MTDQHPFDADTAVTGSEPVFQATISDRWAVGETHANGGYVLSVCLRALERVLGKPDPLAVSAFFQRRVTPGPAEIRVDTGRSGRRLATGEARLLQDGQELVRVVASFADLSQASGPTLVSGSAPVLPPPQDCLDLFSGELPRESELVAPGITGRLDCRTPKLPGWRQGSPSGQARAEFWMRLAGGRQADTMALPGLVDMAPPAVFELGQYLSTTIELSVHVRARPAPGWLACRVSTNYLIDGYHEEDFEIWDSTGRLVAQSRQLALLG; this is encoded by the coding sequence GTGACCGATCAGCATCCGTTCGACGCCGACACCGCCGTGACCGGCTCCGAGCCCGTCTTCCAGGCCACCATCAGTGACCGGTGGGCGGTCGGTGAGACGCACGCCAACGGCGGCTACGTGCTGAGCGTCTGCCTGCGTGCCCTGGAGCGCGTGCTGGGCAAGCCCGACCCGCTGGCGGTCTCGGCGTTCTTCCAGCGCCGGGTTACGCCCGGCCCGGCCGAGATCCGGGTCGACACCGGGCGTTCCGGCCGGCGGCTGGCCACCGGTGAGGCCCGGTTGCTGCAGGACGGCCAGGAGCTGGTCCGGGTGGTGGCCAGCTTCGCCGACCTGTCCCAGGCGAGCGGCCCGACCCTCGTGTCCGGCAGCGCGCCGGTGCTGCCTCCTCCGCAGGACTGTCTCGACCTGTTCAGCGGCGAGCTGCCCCGAGAGTCGGAGCTGGTGGCGCCCGGCATCACCGGCCGGCTGGACTGCCGGACGCCGAAGCTGCCCGGCTGGCGTCAGGGCTCGCCGAGCGGGCAGGCGCGGGCCGAGTTCTGGATGCGGCTGGCCGGTGGCCGGCAGGCCGACACCATGGCGCTACCCGGACTGGTCGACATGGCGCCGCCGGCGGTCTTCGAGCTCGGTCAGTACCTCTCGACGACGATCGAGCTGAGCGTGCACGTCCGGGCCCGGCCGGCGCCGGGCTGGCTGGCCTGCCGGGTCAGCACCAACTACCTGATCGACGGTTACCACGAGGAGGACTTCGAGATCTGGGACTCGACCGGACGGCTGGTGGCGCAGTCCCGGCAGCTGGCGCTGCTCGGCTGA
- a CDS encoding SAM-dependent methyltransferase, whose amino-acid sequence MTSPSDLEHLNDLYGMSEDPWHMRSGWQAERRRDLLLAALNHPRYGNTFEPGCAAGELTAGLARRSDRVLAADDNRPALSQARARTAHLSNVDLQWMRLPEQWPTEERFDLIVLHQVGYRLDLASWAALATAARNSLGRDATVLACHHRHEFAERILNTQTLHGVLDSILGLPRQTQVTDSDFTIDVWTNRAATAPRG is encoded by the coding sequence ATGACCAGCCCGAGCGACCTTGAGCATCTGAACGACCTGTACGGCATGAGCGAGGATCCGTGGCACATGCGCAGCGGCTGGCAGGCCGAGCGCCGCCGGGACCTGCTGCTGGCCGCGCTGAACCACCCCCGGTACGGCAACACCTTCGAGCCCGGCTGCGCCGCCGGTGAGCTGACAGCCGGCCTGGCCCGGCGCAGCGACCGGGTGCTGGCCGCCGATGACAACCGGCCGGCGCTGTCGCAGGCGCGGGCCCGTACCGCCCACCTGTCCAACGTCGATCTGCAGTGGATGCGGCTGCCCGAGCAGTGGCCCACGGAGGAGAGGTTCGACCTGATCGTGCTGCACCAGGTCGGCTACCGCCTCGACCTGGCCTCGTGGGCGGCGCTGGCGACCGCGGCCCGCAACAGCCTGGGGCGCGATGCCACCGTGCTGGCCTGTCACCACCGGCACGAGTTCGCCGAGCGGATCCTCAACACCCAGACGCTGCACGGGGTTCTCGACAGCATCCTCGGCCTGCCACGCCAGACCCAGGTCACCGACTCCGATTTCACCATCGACGTCTGGACGAACCGGGCGGCGACTGCGCCGCGCGGCTGA